Within the Bacteroidia bacterium genome, the region GCAGGATTGGCGCGGTTGGTAATGTGAAGTCCTTTCTTCAAAAGCTCTTTCACTTTTCCTTTGCCTTTTTCCTTTTGCTTCTTTTTGCCGAGACCATCTTCGGAATCATATCCGTTGAAGTCATCATCTGTTCCGCTCAGGTATTGTAAATCCATTTTTGTGTCTTTTATTTCTGTGTATGGTTCTTCGTAGTTGAAATAGTCCACCACGCAATCAATCGTGATGTACTTGCCATTCGGTTTGTGAACTATCGGGTAGATGTGCTGGAAGTAATCCTTCCTGTACTTGGCTATCCGAAGTGAGTGCGGTATTTTCAGGTTCGTCAGTATGCTGCTGATGAATACTGAGTAACAGTCGCAGTCCACTCCCTTTTGGCGGTCATGCCATGTTCGGGCAGGTGAGCGTATCTGTTCTTTGCCTTCTTCGTCTTTGCTGTATCGGATATGGTTGTAAACAAAATCCCAAATGTTCTTACAGGTTTCACTCAGGTTTTTTCCCCGAAGCATTTCTGCAACTTGTTCCGTTTGAGAAAGGGTATCATTAACCACTTTCGGAATAAATCGAACAGTATCGCCAACAGTAGCTCCCTTCTTCACCGTTTCATCTTTTAGATTCGCTGAAGGGAACATGGAATTGTATTGCGTTCCCGTGTTTATTCTCCTATATGTTAATGCTTCCATTTATTTTTTCAGGGTTACTTCTTCTATTTTCTCGTAAGGGAGTTTTTTCCAGCCCAGGTCAATCGTTGAAATAGTCTTCGTGTTGAGCTTGATGGATTCTCCTGCCAAAAGAGATTTTATCATTCCTGCGCTCACCGAAAAAATGTTTCTCGGTGGAATCGTTATCATAATTTTCTCCGCTACTGCTTCTCCGTATGCAGGAATTGTTATGTCCTTGTCCACTACCTGAGAACTTCCCACCGTTGCATCTTTGTAGATGAGCTTGATGTAAGGGAATTTGATTTTGAACTTTGTTGCGGTGGGATTTTTTAACTGAACATCCACACGCAAAACCAAACCGCTCAAATCAAGTTTGAAAATGTTAGCGGTAACAACCGATTCCAACTCTACGCTCGTCCGTTTCAACCGAAAGAGATAAGTTGCTCCGGCAATTATTCCGCCTCCTATGGCAGAACCTACTATGATTTTTTTAAGGTTCATTCTCCTTTTTTGTTTTTGATTCTTTCGCTCAGGTAATCACTTGATATTTTGAACACGAGCCATATCGCTCCACCGATGGTGGCTTTCAGCGCGTATTCTGCAAGTCCCGAAGCATCAAGGTTTGCAAACAGGATTGCTCCTGTCAGAAAGAAGTTTCCGCTTCCGTCTGATGTTGTTGTATGATGTCTTGGCTCCATTTTTCAGATTTATTTTTTTGATTTCGAGGACAAAGATTAGGCGGTGTTTTAACTTGCTTTCCGTTTTCGCAGCGACTTTTGACAAGTCGTTGCAACTAAGTGCGACTCGTTGCAACTTTGTCAGTCCTCGCTAATCCATTTCAACCTCGATTTCGCCCGGAACCCCGAACTTTTCAAAAATGAATTGGACTTGTTTAATGTTCAGCACTAAACCTTTTCCGATGTTGATTTCCTTCCTGTAATCCCTTATCCATTCTCTCCATGTTCTTGCAGAGATTCCGTATAGTTCCCTGATTTCTTTTATCGTGTAAGATTTTAGCGGAACTGTTTTTACTTTCAATTTTTTTCCTTTCATCTTGTTTGATTTAAGCGGTGAAGTGGAAATGATTTAATACCGGGTTGAGATGGAATTCTCCGCAGTTCGCGCAGTAGTGAATTCCCTTGCGCTTGGCAAGGTTTTCCAAATACCATCTTTTCGTTCCTGCAAATCCTTTAGCATTGTCCTTGTTCAGCCAAATGCAGGGATGTGGAATGTAGCGGTGCGAGAATCGGCTCACATAATTTTTAGCAAGCAGGATTCTTTCACAGTATGCCGTGAAATGCTTGTGGGCTGTTTCCGAGAATTGCTCGGCAGGAATATCCTCGTAGTATTCCCGTATGAACAGCTTTGATAGTTCAACTTCTGATTTGCTGAAGGGATAGCCATTCCACAGAATATTGTGAGCGAATTCCCATGTTGCGTTGGTAAGCAGTCGAATTGCTGCCGGGTGAACGCGCACCTTTGATTTGTTTCTGAAAGTTTTCATATTACTTTGTGTTTTATTGTTGCTTATCCGTGATGTGTGATTGATTTCACGGAACAAAGGTGAGGTAGTGGAATAACTCACTTTCCGTTTTCGGAACAGTTTGGCGCAACTCGGAAGAAAATGGAATGAAATGGATGAATTCGGAATACTTGGGAAGATTTGGGCAGAGTTGGGAAGGTTTCGGCAGATTTCGTTACAGTTCGTTGCAAGTCATTACAACTCGGCACAACCCTACACGGCATTGCACAGCATTACACGACATTACACAGCGTTACAGGAAGCGGTAAGAGCTTCGGGAAGGGCAAAAAAAAGCCCCCTGTAATCAGGAGGCTCGACAAAAACGAAGAAATTTTTAGATTAAGAGAACTTGCTTATCTCCCAAACAAAGTAACGGCAACTATTTTTCAAATATTGGTCATTCATTTGCATATAATCTGTTTCAATCATTTCGGCAATATGCTTCCAAAATAAATTGAACATAGTTTTTTCCTCACCACTCATATCCTCATTGTATTTCAGTAGCTTTTTTATGAACGATTCTTCCCGACTGCATAATCTATCATAGCGAGTGTTGTCCGTAAACTCGAAATACGCATGAAATGTTTTCTGAAAAGATGGTCCTGCCTTCAATAATCGTTCTTTCATCAGGTTTAATTTTTCCAAAGGCATTGAGATTTGCGTATCGGTAAACAAAAACTGCTCAACAATCTGTTTGAAGTCATCAGGAGTAAAATCCTCTCGTATTATTTTCGCCATAGTTTATTTTTTTGTTTTGTTATTACTTTTTTTCTGAGATTCTTCGTGTGGCGGTTCGCCTATTGTTCCGGGTAAGCCGAGTTTTGCAAATATTACTTTTACCTGATTCACATTATAGTATCGCCCGCATATATCCCCGACATCGGCTTTGAATTTATCTATCCAGTTGTTGAGGCATTTTACACTAATTCCGTAAATCTGTGCTAGCTCTCTTTTCGAGTAGGGCTTCAGCTCTAACTTGTTGTTTGAAATATCCATGATAAAAAGGTATTATATATTGAACTCATAATTTACTCGGAGTATTTAGTCATAAATTCTTCCACCTCGAGATGCAGGGCTGCTGCAAGCTCTTTGGAAGTGAACTTATGGGCGTTTTTATATTTCAAAATCAGGTCGCGCAGCAATAGGGGTTTCTCCTTTTGGAAATCTAACTCAATCGGTTCGCGTCTGCGTATTTTCATTTGATTGAATTGAGAAAGCAGATACTTCTTTTGGTTATCTGTAAGGAATCCCAGATCTGCGGCTCGATATAAAAGCGAAATCATGGAAACTTTCCATTTGCGTTTTAATTCCCCAAGTAAGGAAACTGAAACCCCCTTCTCAAAATCCTTTTTTAATTCATTTTCAGGCATCAATAAACCCGCTGCAAATAAATTTGCTTCGTGTGATATATCTCTGTCGTGCGAGGGAAGTGTATGCGAGTGCATCACTAAATGACCAAGCTCGTATGCCAGGCTGAACCTCTGCCTGTCGGCAAGGTGTGTTTTATTTATCACAATAATCGGGTGCTTGTCTTTGGTAAGGATAGTTCTGCTGTCCACTCGTTCCGTTCCGAAATCAACCGCAATAACAATAATGCCGTTGGCTTCTAAAAGTTCGGTAAGATTCTCAACGGGTCCTTTTGGCATCTTCCATGACTTTCGTAATTGCTTTGCTACCTGTTCCTCTGAACCAATCTTTTTTAAGTCTAAATCAGGAATGTTCAGCGCAGGAAGTTTTAGTTTCTGCGAAATGGTTTCAATGTTCAGGCGGTATATGTTCAGACTTGCCTCTAAAGGCATAAGAACTTTTGCCGATACATGGTCGCGCTTGCGGTAATTCAAGCTCATGGGCAGGTATGCCTCCCCCTCCTGATAAAAGAACTCAATAGGGTATTTGAGCAATTTGCTCATGCGCTCAAGGGTGGGCTCAGGCAGGGACTTATTATCCATCTCAATTTTGCAGATGAAAGCAGGAGAAGTGCTGAGTTTCTCAGCCAGTTCCTTCTGCGATACACCTCTGGATTCCCGTGCGAGAACCACCATTTTGGGGTTGATTTGTACTTCAGTTGCAACCATAATTTGTATTAAAATGCGTTTCGGGGCAAAGGAAAACATATTTTCCGAATTGACCAAGTAATTGACCTATTTATTTCAAAATTATTGAAATTTGTGTTGATTTTGAGGTTTTTAGAAATGTTGAAAAGTCAAAAGCAGAAATTAATGAAATTTGATTCCGATTCTATACTTTTGACACGATTCGTCAAGATAATAATATTCAAACATGAAAAATCTCGGAGAGATTATTAGAGAGCTGCGCGAAGCTCAGGATATTCCATTAAGGATTGTATCGGCATTTCTTGATGTTGACCCTGCTATACTCAGCAAGATTGAGCGTGGGCAACGAAAGCCAACCAAAGAACAGGTGATAAAACTTGCCGATTACTTCAAGGTTAACAGAGAGGATTTGATTGTGGCTTGGCTCTCGGATAAAATAGTATATGAGGTGGAAGATGAAGAGCAGGCAATAAAGGCACTTCATGTTGCTGAACAAAAAATTAAATACTCAAAAAAATAAACCATGAATAAGAACTACACACAGCGATTAGACAAGCTGAGAAAAAGAAGACTTGATGAGAGTATTCAGAAAGCGATTCTTTCAAAATCATTTTCCGATATAAACATTAGTGAGAGTGTAAAGTACGCTTTGGAAGCAATGAGTGAAATTGACCCTAACTATACAAAGAATACCTATCTCGCCTCTGAAAATATAAGAACAAATCTCACCACAGGTCTTATTAAGAAAGGGCTATCTGTTGAATACAGACATCAAGGTTCAATCGAAACTAATACTCATATCAAAATTCATAGCGATATTGATATTCTTGTATTCACCGATAAATATTTTTCAGTTGAGCCGCCAGTAACAGTTTCTTCGGTGTATCAAGGAAGCCCGTTAGATGATTTAAGAGAACTACGACAAGAGTGTTTTAATGTTTTGAATGGAATCTATTCGCAGGTTGACAATTCCAATTCAAAAGCAATAACGGTTTATCCTACGAATCCGAAACGCAAGGTTGAAGTTGTTCCAAGTAATTGGGTAGATACATCAGATTACCGAAATTACAGTTTGGAAATTTACAGAGGAGTTCATATCTACGACAAAGACAGCCATACCAGAGAAAAAGACTTCCCTTTCCTTCATATTAATCGTGTTAATACTAAGGATAGCAATGTTAATGGCGGACTTAGAAGGCTCTCACGGTTATTAAAAACACTCAAAGTTGATGCCGATTATGAAATTAAGTTATCAAGTTTTGAAATAGTAAGTTCGGTGTACGGCATGGATAACAGCGTTCTTACAAAGCATAACAATCAGCAGTTGCTTTTACTCAACGAAGGAAGTAAGCATCTTGAGAAACTTATTTCCGATAGTAATTACAGGGAGAACTTAGTGTCGCCCAACGGAAAGGAAAAAGTTTATGGAACCAATTCATCCAAAGTAGTTGAATTGAAAAAATTAAAACTGGAGTTAGATGAATTGATTCAGGATGTTACGGAAGAATTAGGAAGAAAGCTCAAGCGTATTGATGAAACACTAATTTATTCTTAATGAAAATACGAATTTTCATAGGTAGTTCCAGCGAAGGAATTAAAATAGCAAGGCAAACTAAAACCTTTCTCGAAAAGACTTTGAATGCAGAGTGTATTGTTTGGGAAAATATTGGTGTGTTTGAGTACAATAAAAGCACTTTTGAAGCATTGCTGAAAGGAAGATTACTTTATGACTTTGCTATTCTTGTGGCCACAAAGGATGATATTGTTTGGTGGCGAAGGATGGTTGATAGTGTTCCAAGAGATAATGTAATTTTTGAGTTCGGTTTGTATTTAGGTGCATTAGGAGATACGAGGACACTCTTATTGCAGGAAGGCGGAGTTAAGTTACCTACTGACCTGAATGGAATTACCCTGCCAAGATTTTCGGTAAAGAAAAATAATCTCGAATCAAAACTGAGCGAAGTTGCAGGTTATATTTCTAAAAGCATTAAGCATAACGAATTTCATCTGCTTCCGTCTACCGCTTTAGCAGTAGGTTACTTTAATAGCTTTTTGAAAAGTGCGACTGCAATACTGATGGAAACAAAGGATTGCGTGAAGATCAAGGATGCAAATTATTCATGCAAACGAATCAAAGTTATAATTCCGGAAACTTTAAGTGATGATATTGCAGAGAAGGCAAAGTTGTTTTTTGATACTCACGCGATAGAAATTTCCGAAATACAGAATGGTAAACGACCATTCAAAGTTCAATTTGCATACGATAGTTCCGATAAGAATAATATTGTTATCGTTGATATGCCATTTACATTAAACACAATTCGCCCATGCTGTACTCTTCTGCTCAAGAAATCAAATATAGGAGTTGGAAACAGTCAGCAGCTTGTTGAACAAAGAGAAATATTAAATTTCAAGTCAACTTTAGAAAATTTGATTGAACAAAATGACTATTGCAAAAAAGTAGTTTCAATAATGTTTGAAAGCAAGTACACAAAATAATTTATTATGCCAAATACGATAAGAGTGTATCCCGATGGAGATGTTTGGGTTGTCAAAAAAGATGGCAACTCAAAAGCCTCAGCAATAAGAGATACGCAGAGAGAAGCGTACTTGGCTGCAAGGGAAATTGCACTTAATCAGGGATTATCAATTACAGTTCATGGCCCGAACGGACAGATACAAAAAGTAGTCAATCCTCAAGACCGAGCATCTAATGATGGTTGCTTCATTACAACTGCCTGCGTAAAAGCAAAAGGGCTTCCTGATAATTGCTATGAATTGGAAACGCTCAGAAAATTCCGAGAGGAATATGTTCGCCTTCTTCCTGAAGGGTCATTGCTGTTGAAGCAGTATAAGACCATTGCGCCTCAAATTGTAAAATTGCTTAAAAAGCAAAAAGATAAAAAAATGGTTTATGATTCTCTCTATGTGAAAATATCCCTTGCCTGTATTTTTATTGAACGGAATGAAAACGAGAAGGCATTTGAAATTTATTGCTCCACAGTAAGAGAGTTATCCTCTCATTTTGATTTATCTGAATAATGGCTTCCCGCTCATCTTATAGCGCGGTAAGCGCAAATACCCTATTTCACTTCACGAGCGGACTTGATGTTATTCGTGGTGTTCTCAGAACGGGATTTTACCCTTCCTATCATCGTGAAGTATTAAAGGACATTCTTCGCAGTAAAAGCGAATATGGAGTTTCCTATGTTCCTATGGTTTGCTTTTGCGACATTCCCTTGACAAGAATTAAAAAGCATATTCAGGACTATGGTAGTTATGGAATTGGGCTTTCAAAGAAGTGGGGGCTAAAGCAGAAAATTTGTCCGATAATTTATGTGGATAAAAATTCAAGCACGGTTTCTCACATCAAAAAACTGACCGAGAACCTTACAGTATTAGACGAAACATATAAAGCAGGATTAAAGCAAGCAGAAACAATAGATGATGATATTTTGGATTTTGAAAATGTTATGGGCGAACTGATGCACATTTATAAATATCTTAAACCATATAAAAGAGCAGATACCGTGTTTTATGATGAACGCGAATGGAGATATGTTCCTTATGGAAGCCAATACCCTGTGCTTTGGAGAGGAAAATTTAAACGGAGATTCAAGTTGAATAAACTTTTAAGAAAGGAAGCTCCTTTAACTTTTACGCCTGATGAGATAAATTATATCATAGTGAAAAATAATAAGGAAATTCCTAAAATGGTGGATATGATAAACAGGCTACCGGATAGACCTTATACCAAGAACATGAAGAAAATATTGGCTACGAAAATTATTACCACCGAGCAGCTTGACAAGGATTTTGGATAGACTACTGGGAATTTTGGTCCCAAATGTGCCATTTTGGACATACATTAAAAATGCCTATCTTTGCCATGTGAGATTTATCAGCTTCATTTTAGCCGCATATTTTTTATGGCTATCGGTCAAAACCTGTAGCGATTCCCCTGTTGCCGTTGATACCTGTAAAACTGTTGCCTGTTTGCATATAGAAGCAGGTACTCAGGATAGTCATGAATCAGACGGTTGCTCACCGCTTTGTATGTGCCAGTGTTGCGGTGGCATAACATTAATTTATGACCATTCTCCGAGTTTTGTAGTTGAATTGGTTTCTTCCACCGCAAGTATTTACCTCGATAATTCTACTTCCGAGCTTTCCTACTCCATCTGGCAGCCGCCTAAAGTTTAATCTTTTTCCTTTTTATCAATTTTCTGAAAGGGCGTATTATGTCCTTTCGGATAATGGTGTTTTACATTTAATAGGAATTGGATTTAAACAATATTGAAATCAAAAAGAAACGGAAACCGCTTACTCTTGGAAAGATAATTAGAGTTATATCAATTATCCTCATCAGCCTGATATTGCTATTTGGCGTTACAGAAAGGGTTTACCATTATTATCATCACCTAATAAGATAATTATGCTCGATAAAATCATATCATTCAGTATAAAAAACAAGTTCATTATCGGATTGATGACACTTGCCCTAATAGTATGGGGAGTTTGGAGCGCTAATAAACTGCCCATTGATGCAGGTCCCGACATCACAAACAATCAAGTGCAAATTATCACCCTTTGCCCAACGCTTGCAGGGCAGGAAGTGGAACAGCTTGTAACCTATCCGATTGAACAAAGTATCGCTAACCTGCCCGATCTTGAGGAACTGCGGAGCATATCCCGCTTCGGACTTTCGGTAATTACCGTTGTATTCAAGGACAAAGTGGATATTTATTTTGCCCGTCAGCTCGTCAATGAAAAATTGAAAGAAGCTGAAGAAAAAATCCCAAAAGGAATCGGCACTCCTGAATTAGCTCCTGTCAGTACGGGGTTGGGTGAAATCTACCAGTACATTATCCACCCTAAGAAGGGCAGCGAGAAAAAATACACCGCAATGGATTTGCGTACTATGCAGGATTGGATTGTGGCACGGCAGCTCTACGGCACTCCCGGAATTGCAGAGGTAAATAGTTTCGGAGGGCAGCTCAAGCAATATGAAGTAGCTGCAAATCCTGACCGATTACTTGCCATGAATGTTACCATACCGGAAATTTTTACCGCTCTCGAAAAGAACAACGAAAATACGGGAGGAGCATACATTGATAAAAAACCGAATGCTTACTTTATTCGTGGCGTAGGACTCATCGGTTCGTTTGACGATATTAAAAATATTGTTGTGAAGCTGAACCCAAACGGGATTCCTATTCTTATAAAGGATGTAGCTGAGGTTCGCTTGGGGAATGCAGTTCGCTATGGTGCGCTCACTTATAACGGGGAAGTGGATGCAGTTGGCGGAGTGGTAATGATGCTGAAGGGAGCAAACAGCGCAGAAGTTGTTGGTCTGGTCAAGGAGAAAATGAAAACCATTCAGAAGTCCTTGCCGGATGATGTAATCATTGAACCTTATCTCGATAGAACAGACCTTGTGAACAGGGCGATTAATACTGTCGAAACAAATCTTATTGAGGGGGCATTAATTGTGATTTTGGTTCTTGTTCTCTTTCTCGGAAATCTCCGTGCCGGATTGATTGTTGCATCTGCCATTCCTCTCTCCATGCTATTCGCATTAGGTATGATGAATGTATTTGGTGTAAGTGCAAACCTGATGAGCCTGGGTGCGATTGATTTCGGCTTGATTGTGGACGGAGCAGTAATCATCGTAGAGGCGACCTTATATTTTTTGGAGCGAAGAAAAAGCACCGACAGGCTTTCTCAATTAGAAATGGATGATGCGGTTGAAACAAGCGCAAAACGAATGATGAGCAGTGCTGCCTTCGGACAAATTATAATTATGATTGTGTACTTGCCTATTCTCAGTTTAATAGGCATTGAAGGGAAAATGTTCCGCCCGATGGCACAAACAGTTGCATTTGCAATCATTGGCGCAATGCTTCTATCCCTCACTTATATTCCCATGATGAGCGCATTATTCCTGCCGAAAAAAATGACGCATAAAAAAACAATTAGTGACAGAATGATGGATTTTTTCCAGCGAATTTATTCCCCGCTTTTGGATAAAGCAATTCGGTTCAAAAAGACAGTTGTAACTGTAACAGTTGTTATCTTTTTCATAGCTGCATTTATTTTTTCCAAAATGGGAGGAGAATTTATTCCCACGCTGCAAGAGGGAGATTTTGCTTTCCATTGCATTCTTCCTCAAGGCACATCCTTATCTCAAAGCATAGAGACATCAATGCAGGCATCACGGCTAATAAAGGAATTCGATGAAGTGAAAATGGTGGTAGGTAAAACAGGAAGTGCCGAAGTGCCGACTGACCCAATGCCTCCTGAAGCATCCGACATGATGATAATTCTAAAACCACAAAGCGAGTGGAAGCGCGACATTTCTTATGATGAACTCGCTGATGAAATAAATGAGAAATTAGAAACCATCCCCGGAGTTTTCTTCGAGAAAAGTCAGCCCATCCAAATGCGTTTTAATGAGTTGATGACAGGTATTCGTCAGGATGTGGCAATAAAAATCTTTGGCGAGAATATGGACACCCTTTTAAATTATGCTAACAAGGTAAATGTGGTTGTGCAGGGTGTAGAAGGCGCAACAGAGCCTATGGTAGAAAGAGTTTCCGGGCTGCCGCAAATAGTAATTAAATACAATCGCGCTCAGATTGCCAATTACGGGCTGAACATTGAAGACATCAACCACATCGTAAGTACGGGTTTTGCAGGAGGAGAGGCAGGTGTTGTTTACGAAAACGAAAGAAAATTCGATTTGGTTGTTCGACTGGACAGCACGCATCGGAATAAAATCGAGGATGTGAGCCATTTTTATATTCCTACTTCTGACGGAATGCAAATCCCGCTTTCACAGGTTGCCGATATAAAAATGGAATTGGGTCCCGCTCAGATCAGCCGTGAAGATGGTAAGCGAAGGATTGTTATCGGGTTTAATGTGAAAGGTCGCGATGTTGAGAGCGTAGTTACCGACATTCAAAAGCTACTGGCTGAAAAGGTAGAGCTTCCCGAAGGATATTATTACACCTATGGTGGAACTTTTGAAAACCTGCAAGCTGCATCGCAGCGCCTAATGATTGCCGTGCCGGTAGCACTTGCACTAATTTTCATGCTCCTGTATTTCACTTTTACTTCGGTCAAGCAAGCCACTCTTATTTACACAGCAATACCCATGAGTGCGATTGGGGGCGTGTTTGCCTTGCTCATACGCGATATGCCCTTCAGCATTTCAGCAGGCATTGGTTTTATTGCTCTGTTTGGAGTAGCGGTCTTGAACGGAATAGTATTGGTTAGCACTTTTAATCAGTTGGAAAAGGACGGTGTGAGCGATATAATTGAAAGGGTATTGCAAGGAACAAAAATGAGATTACGCCCAGTGTTGATGACGGCAACCGTTGCTTCGCTTGGTTTTTTCCCAATGGCATTTTCGCATGGAGCAGGTGCGGAAGTACAAAAACCGTTAGCGACAGTGGTTATTGGTGGTTTGGCTACAGCGACATTCCTCACGCTGTTTGTACTACCCCTATTATATATCCTCTTTACAACAAAATCAAAACGGAAAATGAAAATAAACACAGGCGCGGCAATAATACTATTGCTTCTTTCTTTTGGCAGTGCGAATGCACAGTCGCCAAAGCAATTATCAGTGACCGATGCAGTTGATTTGGCTTTGAAAAATAACCTGCAAATCCAGTCGGAGCA harbors:
- a CDS encoding helix-turn-helix domain-containing protein — protein: MKGKKLKVKTVPLKSYTIKEIRELYGISARTWREWIRDYRKEINIGKGLVLNIKQVQFIFEKFGVPGEIEVEMD
- a CDS encoding ImmA/IrrE family metallo-endopeptidase — protein: MFSFAPKRILIQIMVATEVQINPKMVVLARESRGVSQKELAEKLSTSPAFICKIEMDNKSLPEPTLERMSKLLKYPIEFFYQEGEAYLPMSLNYRKRDHVSAKVLMPLEASLNIYRLNIETISQKLKLPALNIPDLDLKKIGSEEQVAKQLRKSWKMPKGPVENLTELLEANGIIVIAVDFGTERVDSRTILTKDKHPIIVINKTHLADRQRFSLAYELGHLVMHSHTLPSHDRDISHEANLFAAGLLMPENELKKDFEKGVSVSLLGELKRKWKVSMISLLYRAADLGFLTDNQKKYLLSQFNQMKIRRREPIELDFQKEKPLLLRDLILKYKNAHKFTSKELAAALHLEVEEFMTKYSE
- a CDS encoding helix-turn-helix transcriptional regulator → MKNLGEIIRELREAQDIPLRIVSAFLDVDPAILSKIERGQRKPTKEQVIKLADYFKVNREDLIVAWLSDKIVYEVEDEEQAIKALHVAEQKIKYSKK
- a CDS encoding nucleotide-binding protein, whose amino-acid sequence is MKIRIFIGSSSEGIKIARQTKTFLEKTLNAECIVWENIGVFEYNKSTFEALLKGRLLYDFAILVATKDDIVWWRRMVDSVPRDNVIFEFGLYLGALGDTRTLLLQEGGVKLPTDLNGITLPRFSVKKNNLESKLSEVAGYISKSIKHNEFHLLPSTALAVGYFNSFLKSATAILMETKDCVKIKDANYSCKRIKVIIPETLSDDIAEKAKLFFDTHAIEISEIQNGKRPFKVQFAYDSSDKNNIVIVDMPFTLNTIRPCCTLLLKKSNIGVGNSQQLVEQREILNFKSTLENLIEQNDYCKKVVSIMFESKYTK
- a CDS encoding DUF2188 domain-containing protein: MPNTIRVYPDGDVWVVKKDGNSKASAIRDTQREAYLAAREIALNQGLSITVHGPNGQIQKVVNPQDRASNDGCFITTACVKAKGLPDNCYELETLRKFREEYVRLLPEGSLLLKQYKTIAPQIVKLLKKQKDKKMVYDSLYVKISLACIFIERNENEKAFEIYCSTVRELSSHFDLSE
- a CDS encoding CusA/CzcA family heavy metal efflux RND transporter; amino-acid sequence: MLDKIISFSIKNKFIIGLMTLALIVWGVWSANKLPIDAGPDITNNQVQIITLCPTLAGQEVEQLVTYPIEQSIANLPDLEELRSISRFGLSVITVVFKDKVDIYFARQLVNEKLKEAEEKIPKGIGTPELAPVSTGLGEIYQYIIHPKKGSEKKYTAMDLRTMQDWIVARQLYGTPGIAEVNSFGGQLKQYEVAANPDRLLAMNVTIPEIFTALEKNNENTGGAYIDKKPNAYFIRGVGLIGSFDDIKNIVVKLNPNGIPILIKDVAEVRLGNAVRYGALTYNGEVDAVGGVVMMLKGANSAEVVGLVKEKMKTIQKSLPDDVIIEPYLDRTDLVNRAINTVETNLIEGALIVILVLVLFLGNLRAGLIVASAIPLSMLFALGMMNVFGVSANLMSLGAIDFGLIVDGAVIIVEATLYFLERRKSTDRLSQLEMDDAVETSAKRMMSSAAFGQIIIMIVYLPILSLIGIEGKMFRPMAQTVAFAIIGAMLLSLTYIPMMSALFLPKKMTHKKTISDRMMDFFQRIYSPLLDKAIRFKKTVVTVTVVIFFIAAFIFSKMGGEFIPTLQEGDFAFHCILPQGTSLSQSIETSMQASRLIKEFDEVKMVVGKTGSAEVPTDPMPPEASDMMIILKPQSEWKRDISYDELADEINEKLETIPGVFFEKSQPIQMRFNELMTGIRQDVAIKIFGENMDTLLNYANKVNVVVQGVEGATEPMVERVSGLPQIVIKYNRAQIANYGLNIEDINHIVSTGFAGGEAGVVYENERKFDLVVRLDSTHRNKIEDVSHFYIPTSDGMQIPLSQVADIKMELGPAQISREDGKRRIVIGFNVKGRDVESVVTDIQKLLAEKVELPEGYYYTYGGTFENLQAASQRLMIAVPVALALIFMLLYFTFTSVKQATLIYTAIPMSAIGGVFALLIRDMPFSISAGIGFIALFGVAVLNGIVLVSTFNQLEKDGVSDIIERVLQGTKMRLRPVLMTATVASLGFFPMAFSHGAGAEVQKPLATVVIGGLATATFLTLFVLPLLYILFTTKSKRKMKINTGAAIILLLLSFGSANAQSPKQLSVTDAVDLALKNNLQIQSEQLNVQSSTALKKSTFELPKTEFNYQYGQYNSISMDNGFQLTQGIPFPTYYSAKSNLYTAEIKGSELQQQLTTAEVKAKVQLYCYQILYLQNVKKQLQNLDSLYNNFVNAASLRYKTGETNLLEKTTAETKRGQLSLLLKQYESEYVSVYAALKALVNSKEDFVITGGEKLEPLTLSQAFDTTLLVNNPSLKLLYQQAIIAEQNKKLELASTLPDFKVGYFNQSIIGFQNVNGSDVYFDASKRFTGFNVGVSIPLTFFSNSAKIKSLSLQQQSLQLNADNAKLLLQSQLQSAFQQYNQNLAQYNYYKTTALSNAETIVKTAEIGFKSGSINYIEYLTALQTATDVQLGYLQSINQLNQSVININFLTNK